TACCTCACCAAAAGCGTATCGAGGCCGATACCGAATGACGGCCGATTCGGCACCTCCGGCTGTTACCTCCCGGAATATCGACGTTTTTTGTTATGGCGCACAAGCCCCATATATTGATTTTTTTTGTTGACACATACCCATATATTGGATAAGTACGTTTCCAGGTGCCGATGTCGGTTGATTTTTTCGGCCACGCTATTTCCTACCCCGTGCCCATGCGGAACCGGTAGAAATCAGACACAATGCGGATAAGCCCGCAAGCTGAAAACTGCTTTTTTCGAATTGGCACTTCCTGTTTTTCAGCGTATTTTTTGTTCGCGTCATGACCCGGTTTAGTTGAAATGATTAACCCCTAACTTTTTGGAATCGCAGAGGTGCCACCAGTGATTGAAGAGATAAAAAAACGAGACGGACGGGTTGTAGAGTTTAATTCATCCAAAATCACCGAAGCCATCACCAAGGCAGGGCAGGCCACCGCGGAGTTTACCGACCGGGAGGCAAAAAAGCTGACGCTCAGGGTCCTGACACTGGCCCATGAACTGAGGCTCGGCCCTATTCCGGAAGTAGAAGAAATTCAGGATATTGTGGAGCGGGTTCTTCTCGATTCCCCTTATTACAAAACCGCAAAGGCCTATATCATCTACCGGGAACAGCATGCCCAGATTCGGAATATCGCCACCAAGGTCAATGTGGACCTGGTCGAACATTATATTAAAAAGATGGATTGGAAAATAAAAGAAAACAGCAATATGTGTTATTCTCTGCAGGGGCTGAACAACTACATTTCATCCGATGTCACCTCCGAATACTGGCTGAGTAAAATTTATCCGCCCAGAATCAGGGAAGTCCACAAGAGTGGGGACATTCATATTCATGATCTCAGTTTATTGTCGGTCTACTGCGTCGGCTGGGATTTAAAGGATTTGCTGCGGCAGGGCTTTAAAGGCGTTGAAGGAAAAGTGGAAAGCGCTCCGCCAAAGCATTTAAGATCCGCACTCGGGCAAATCGTCAACTTTTTCTACACCCTTCAGGGGGAAGCGGCCGGTGCTCAAGCACTCTCCAATTTCGACACCCTGCTGGCACCCTTTGTGCGCTTTGACAACCTTGAATACAGTGAGGTCAAGCAAGCGTTGCAGGAATTTGTGTTCAACATCAATATCCCCACCCGTGTTGGATTTCAAACCCCTTTCACCAATATCACCATGGATCTGTTTGTATCCCCCTTGCTGAAAAATCAACCCGTGATTCACGGCGGCGTCGAAAATCAGCAATACACTTACGGAGAGTTTCAACCGGAAATGGACATGATCAACAAGGCCTTCGCCGAGGTCATGATGGAAGGGGACGCAAAAGGACGCGTGTTCACGTTCCCCATTCCCACCTACAATATTACGGCCGATTTCGACTGGGACAACCCGAATTTTGATCTAGTCTGGCAAATGGCTGGGAAATATGGCATTCCTTATTTTTCAAACTTCGTTAATTCGGACATGTCGCCTGAAGATGCGCGCTCCATGTGCTGCCGGCTTCGGCTGGATAACCGGGAGCTTCTCAAGCGCGGCGGCGGCCTGTTCGGCGCCAACCCCCTGACCGGCTCCATCGGCGTGGTCACCATCAACTTGCCGAGAATCGGTTATGAATCCGCCACCAGGGAAGAATTTTATACCTCATTAACAGAAAAAGTGAATTTAGCGGTTGAAAGCCTTGCCATTAAGCGAAAGGTACTTGAAAAATTCACCGAAAACAACCTCTATCCCTATTCCAAACATTATTTGAGCGAAATTAAAAATGGCAGCGGCCTGTATTGGAAAAATCATTTTTCAACCGTCGGCATTCTGGGAATGAACGAAGCCTGTTTAAATTTTATGGGTGAAGACATCGCCAGCGACAACGGCAGAGAGTTCGCCCTGGAGGTGATGGATTTTCTGAGAAATTTGTTGGCTGCGGTTCAGGAAAGCACCGGAGACATTTTCAACCTGGAAGCCACGCCGGCAGAAGGCACATCCTACCGATTGTGCATGCTGGACAAAAAAAGATATTCAAACATCATCTGCTCGAACGAAGAGCAGTATCAAAACGGCGCGGCACCATATTACACCAATTCCACCCATTTGCCGGTGAATTATACTCAGGATATCTTCAAAACCCTCATGCTTCAGGATGATCTTCAAACCAAATACACCGGCGGCACGGTGCTTCACATCTTTTTGGGCGAGCAGGTCACGGATACCGATACCATCAAGGCGCTCATCAGAAAAACAGCCGGAAATTTCAAACTTCCCTACTTCACCCTGTCTCCCACGTTCAGCATTTGCCCCACGCATGGGTACCTGAAAGGCGAGCAGGAAACCTGCCATATCTGCAACCAGGAAACCGAAGTATATTCTCGCGTCGTGGGGTACCTGCGGCCGGTCAAACAATGGAATGACGGCAAACAGGCGGAATTTCGAATGAGAAAAACATTTTGTGTGCCCGATAAAAACGCCACGGTGCCGGACAAACTATACCCTGAGCCTACCACGCCCGGCCTCTGCGTGCCGGCCGTCGGATGTGCCCGATAGGGCAACGGAACCATTCAGAAAAATGATTTTCGGCGGTATTCAAAAAAATTCCATGATTGATTACCCGGGAAAGCTCGCCTGCGTTCTTTTTACAACCGGGTGTAATTTTCATTGTCCGTATTGCCATAATCCGAGCCTGGTATTGAACCAAACCGACCCGGCCGATACCTTCAGCCTGAATGACGTCATTGAATTGCTGACGGAACGGCAGGGCTTTCTCGACGGCGTGGTGATTACGGGCGGCGAGCCGACACTGCGCGAAGAACTTCCATCTGCTTGCGAACAAATAAAGCAGCTCGGGTATCCGCTTAAACTTGACACCAACGGCAGCCGGCCCGAAGTAATTCGGGCGCTGCTTTCGGCAAATGCGATAGACTATATTGCCATGGACATCAAAAGCGCTCCGGAGAACTATGTGCCTCTTATTTGTTCAAACATGGATGAATCCGTCATTCGCGCCAGCATTCAACTCATCCTGAATTCCGGCATCGCGCATGAATTTCGAACCACCTGTATTCATCCGCTGGTGAGTCACTCGATCATCAGGGAAATTGCCGATTTGATCAATGGGGCCAATCTGTACGTGCTGCAGCAATTTCACATGACCGACGTGCTGAATCCCACCTTTTGCCGGGAAGTAACTCGCCGATTTGACATGCAAACACTTGATTCGTTTCGGTCTGAAGCAGCGCCGAAGGTTAAAAAATGCATCATCCGGTAGTTGGAATAATGGAAGGCGGCGCTACGTTAAATGCCGGTCGGGCCGTTGGTGGAAAAATATCGGCGGATCTACGCCTTTATGGAACGCATCTCCATATTTTGTGCGCGAACCGGTATTTTGGGCATTTTTATCGTGAAAGTGCTGCCGATGCCCGGGGAAGAAGTCACTGAGATCAAACCGCCTTGTTGAGAAATAATCCGGCTCGACATGAACAATCCCAGACCGGTTCCCCGCTTTCCTTTGGTGGAGTGAACCGTTCGAAACAGGCTGTCCTGCGTCGTTTGATCCATTCCGACCCCATCATCCATTACTTCAAAGTAGATATGCTTTTTGTCTTGCCGAACCGCTACGGAAATATGATGTGTGGCTTTAGCGGTATCGATCTTACAGGCATCAATGGCGTTTTCGATAATATTGCTCAGCGCAGACCGAATAATGCCGATATCAAGATCCACATCCCCGAGGGAGGCATCGATATTCACGGAAAGACCGATGCCCGCATCCCGTATCTCCTTTTCAAGCGTGGCAAGGCTGTCCTTTACCAAGCTCGGCACATCGGTGCGCTCCCACTTCAGATTTCTTTCCTTGGCATAGTAGAGAATATCCATCATCATGCGGCGAATCCGGTCCACCATCATTCGGACCGTTTCCCAGCCTTCTTTGATTTTGGCCTCATTTTGCTTGGCAAACCCGGCACCCAATTGATACATACCGCCATCCAACCCGGTTAAAAGCCCCTTGATGGCATGCGAGACGGACCCAATCAGAAGCCCCAGGGAAGATAAGTGATCTTCAAGTTGTCGCACTTCCGTAATATTGGTCGACATCTCCATTACCTGGGTAACTTCCGCCTTTTCATCCCGTATGGGCGCCGTCCAAATCAGCACATTGTACTCGTCACCGGTTTTGGATCGAACCACCGTTTCATGGGAATGGGATAGACCGTCTTCAAATGTCCGGGCAACCGGACACTGGGGGCATGGCGAATCGCGATGTTTATAAATTTTATAGCAAAAGCCGCCGGCCACCTCGCCGAATTCTTCCTTAAAGCGCTTATTGGCGTCGGTAATTTGAAATTGCCGGTCCTGAACACTGATATAGCAAGGCACTTCATTAAACAGTTGCTCATAGCGCGCACGAGTAGTCATCAACTCGGCTTGAAGCCGATTCATTTCAGTAATATCCGCCGAAATTTCAAGAACCAGTTCCACTTCATGGTTCCGGTTGCGAATCGGTGCCGTATGAACCATGACGGGCACGACCCCGCCACCCGCCAATTGAATGGAACGCTTGACCCGCCTTCCCATGCCGGTTTGAAAGGTGTCTTCCACCGGACAAGGCCTGGTCTTGCTATCGCCTTGATATATCTCCCAGCTCTTATGACCGATTTTATCTCCGATACGCTCCCGGAAAAGCTGATTGGCCGCAACGATTTCAAAGTCACGACTATGAATGGAAACATAGCACGGCATATCATTAAAATAACGGATTCCGCCGTTAAGATCGCCGGCAATATCGCTGAAAGCCCGGACCAACCCCTCAATGGTCTGCCCCACGGCGACCTGGCGTTCCGCTTCAATTAACCGGGCGGACTTTTCAGCAACCAACCGCTCCAGGTTTTCCGTATAAGCCCGCAATTTTCCCCGCATTGTGATGCGGTCACGGGCCCGCTTAAGCGCAATCGACAAAATATCGTCCCGAATCGGCTTGGTCACAAAGTCGGTGGCCTCAAATTTGAGGCTTTTAATGGCCAACTCCATGTCGCCGTGGCCGGTAATCATGATGACTTCCGTATCCGGGTTTTCGTTCTTGATAATCTTCAAAAGTTCAATGCCGTCCATACCGGGCATTTTGATATCCGTCAGGACAATCGGGGGATAATGCTCGCGGAACTTAGCCAATGCCTCCTCACCGCTTTCAGCCGTCAAAACATGATAGCCGACATCGGCAAGGGATATTCCCAGCACTTTTCGAATGCCGGGCTCATCGTCCACCAACAGGAGGGTCTCGTTTATGGCTGGCGTATTCAAATATCCTTCCCATTCCATCAATATAAAATAGCGCTGAAATCAGGTTGGCGTAGGCCCGAGTTTTTATACCATACTGTTTGCGTATATGTTAAACGATTGTTAAAAACAAGCGCTAATACAGGCGGGATATTCATACGGTCCGGGCGAAAGGCTCCGGCGTTTTTCAAAAGCCCGATCATCCGCATTGAAAAACACCGGAAACCTGCGCCCATAACCTTAAGTATTATCTAAAAGCGGCAAAACGGTTCGGCCGACCGGCCTATCCGCCGATTGCCTTTCTCACAATGGCGATCAGCTTGTCCGGATCAAACGGTTTGGCCACATAGGCCACTGCCTTTTGAATGGCGTGACGACCGGCCATTCCACTGACCACAATAACCGGAATATCGCTTAGATTCTCGTCCTTGGTCATCTGCCGATAAAGTTGCGTCCCCCACCCCCCCGGCATTTCCAGATCCAGCGTCATCAGATCCGGTTTGGTTTTTTTCAAAACATCCATGGCCTCCTTGGACGAGCTGGCCGTCAGCGTTTCATACCCATTATCCTGAAGTAGACTCTCCAGATATTTTACCACCACCGGATCATCATCAATGACTAAAATTGTCTTTGCCATAAAAAAATCTCGCTTTCCGCCCGCATACCCTCACCTCTCAACATCGTTTCCCAACACGATGCCGCTCGGGAATATTTAACTGATCGGTTAAACCTACGGGCTCATGGAAACCCGGCCGCCGAAGCAGTGGAAAATCACGCACCGGCGCCGAGCGTCCTTTATTGATGGGTTATTATTTTTTTACGTGGCACTCGCTGCACATAACAGGGCCTTTCTTTTTCTCCACATGACAGCCCTTGCACTGGCGGTGATAAATATTGGCCAGATTCAACAACTCCCCGCTTGTCTCGTTGATATGGCAGGCGGAGCATTCCCTGTCCTCGGAAGATTCATCTTCCAGGAGTTCGGTGCCGTCATATACATGATGGCAGACATTACACTCTCCTATTTCAGCCTTTTCATTGTGATCATCGTGAAAAAAAACCGCTTTCGGCCGCATTCGCTCGCCGAACGCGCTGTCCTCCACGGCGGTGACGTCATCCTGAGAAAAGGCGCAAACACCGGAAAACAACACCACGACGGTCATCACCGTCAATTGTATCCACAAAAACCGTTTCATCATCGGATCTCTCCCTGCTATCCACAAACGGCAACGGCAAATCCTCTTTTTGTTTTGACACGCCTTGCCGATTGCGCATCGCCGTTTGTTTTTTTAAAATTAACTTAATAGACGCTTGTGATCAACCCCAGCCTTCAAGCACCCGGCTTTTCCATAACCTCGTAAATAATATCAATCAAAAATTTCAAATCCAAACCAATATGATTGTCATGAATGATGTCCTCCAGACCGCCATGACAATTATGACACGGCGCAATCAGGGTCTTGGCGCCCCGAATCTTCGCGGCAAACAATTGCTCGGACTTGACGCGGTTGCCTTCCACGCGTTTGTTCTTAAACGGAGGACCGCAATTGATCACCCCGCCGCCGGCATTGCAGCAATAATTATGCTCCCGGTTCGGGTGCATCTCGATCACCGTCTCGCAAACTTCGTTGGCCACATAGCGCAGCATCTCGTGAAGGCCCCGGCCCCGAACAATATTGCAGGGGTCATGGATAGTGACGGGCGGCTCATATTTCTTCGGCACCTTAATTTTCCCCGCTTTAAACAATTCATAATAAAACTCTATAGCATGCACCATTTGCACCGGCGGCATTTTCCACCCCAGTGCCCGGTTACCCATATCATAAACGGAACGAAAGGCATGCCCGCATTCGCCCATAACAATACGGCGCGCCTTCAATTTCATGGCAGCTTCAAAATGCTTTCGCTTCAGACGGGCCATCATGTCATTATCGCCGGTGTACATACACATATCGCTGTTGTCCCACCCGGGCGTGGACGGCATTGTCCAATCAATCCCCGCGACATTAAATAATACTGCTGCCTGGTAAATAAGCTGTGCCCGAAATTTCGGCTCGGGGCCAATCACCGAATACATGACATCGGCCCCTTGCTTGTCCATGGGAATCCGCAACCCGGCTATTTCATCCCGGGCATCCTCTTCCTGCCAAAACAGCGTGTCCACCCACTCATCATCTTTAACCCACATCTGATTCATGGTGGCGGAATGGCTTTGCGCCGTATCCTGAATATATTGCGGCGCCATCCCCAAAAAGTGGGCAATCCGCCGCACGAACAACATCATATAGGCGACATCCACACCGAGTGGGCAATACATGGCGCACCGGCGACACACATTACATTCCGTATAGGATATCTCCGTTGCCTTGCGCATAAAATCAACACTGACCTTGCCCTTTTTCTTGATCATCTCCCACAGGGTCTGCTTCACCTTGCCGGCCGGTGAAAATCTGGGGTCCCTATCGTGGGACAAATAATACTGACAAGCGTCGGAGCAAAGGCCGCAGTGGACACATGTCTCCACATAAACCTTCATCCGCGCACCGGCCTCAGTGTCCAACATCTTGTTTATCACTTTTTCAATTTTTTCAGGTGTCAAACGCCGAGCGCCCTCGTCGATGCCGACATCCGGGGTATGTTTGTATGGTTTCTCTGCTGTCACAGCCATTCCTATCTCCTTATTTGAAAAACGCAATCGCATGCCTGATGAAGCCTTTCGCCTCTGCGACACACATTTTTGTTTAAATTGCGCATTCGAAAAAAAGCATCATAGATGCTATTACTTCAAATGCCTACCAATCCCGCGCATGCCGCACAGCGCCAAACTCCGACCCGATATACCCCCGGGTAAACGGGAAAAAGAGCATATGGCTCAACCGTGTGAATGGAATCGCGGCTATCATGATTTGGCCGGACAGCATGTGCAAGATGGTCGCTACCGGCGCGCCGACCCACTGGTGGTACGCCCAAAATCCGGTAATAAAAGGTGCCGCAACCATCAGCAGCAGGACATAATCCGACGTGGTGGTTAAATAACGAACTTCCGCCAGTAAAATCCTACGAAATAAAAAGAAGATACACCCGGCAATCACCACCAGCGTCATCATATCAACCGTGGTATCCGAGATATAAAACCATCCGATATTCCATGACTCCTTGACGAGAATGATGTGGGCATAAAGAAAAATGGGTGCCAGCACAGCGCATAAATGAAAGGCGAAGGTGACAAACGTCATCATCGGTCTCTTGCGCATATTGACGGTGGCATAGGGAAGAATCCAATGAAAGATAGACCGAAACGCATACTTGAAACTCCAGTATTCATAAACGGCATAATCTTTTTTTTTGGCGAGTATCGCCATCGAAATCAACCGGTAAAGGCTGCCGCCGATAAAAATGATGAAGGCCGCCCATACCAGCGGACCACTGACAAAAGAATATATTTCATGCATAGTTGGCTTCTCCTGTTTACTGCTCGATTCTATTCGCTTATAGGGAAACGATCTGGCGAATGTATTTACGTCCAGAATCGGCTTTTATCGCCCGCACCATCAGCTTATCTCCTGCCGGGCTGAATACGGGGTTCCATGTTTCTGCCAAGTCACTGACCACCGGGCGGCCATTGACAACCACCATGTATTGACCATTCTTTTTCACCTTTGCGGCAACGGATGTTCCATCCGGACTAAACACCGGCTGCCACACCATATCGAATGTGGCCCCCCAGGACGTGCCATCCACCACAATGGTCCACATATTTTTGTCCTTCGCTGCACATGCCACCCGCTTTCCATCCGGGCTGAAAACCAATTCATCAACCAGATCCCCGAAAGTTACAGACCATGGCTTCTCGTCCACCGCCACAGTCCAACGGCCGTATTTCGGTGCCACAATGGCTGCGATGCGATTTCCGTCCGGGCTATATTGCTGATGCCACAATTGCGCAAAAGTCCGTGACCACAACAACTCGCCGTTTTGTGCCAACGTCCAGCCTTTAGGAGCCTTAACCGGAGCGATCACAGCGCCCGTTTTGGAAAACAACGGCTCCCATACGGCCGGCCAGCATTGCTGCCACGGCTTCCCATCGACAACAATGGTGCAATCATAAAGACTGGTTCGAACCGTGGCCGCTACATGCGCCCCATCGGCGCTGAAAACAGGATCATACACATTGACAAAATTTTTCTCCCACACCTCGCCGTTGACCGCCACGGAATAGCACCCTTTTTGCCATTCAAAAATATCGCCTTCACTCGTCGCCACCGTCTGAACGGCGGCAGCGGTGTTGTTGCCGTCCGCGCTCAGGGTGATATCCGTGACATGACCAAAATCCGTCTCCCATGGGACATCATCCCGAATCATTAAATATCGCGTTTCCCGCTGTGCCGCCACAGCAATATGCCGGCCATCCGCTGACACCAAGGGGTTCCATACAAAATCCGACATTTCTTCCCAGGCCGTTCCGTCCACGGCCACTGTCCAGGCCCCCGTATCCGACACCAGGCCAATTAGCCGACCATCCGGCCCGTACTGTAAATGCCATACTTTGTCGAATCCGTTTTCCCATGCATCACCGTTTTCACAGACACTGAATTCCGCATCTTCCGTCTGAACCACCGCGGCGATTTTTTCTCCGTCCCGACTGACCACCGGCTCCAATATCTCAGAATAGCGCTCCTCCCACTCACTGAGATTCGCCACCTCTCGAGTTCCGGCTTTCCAGTCCCACTGGTTTACTTGTTCCATTCTTGAGATCTCCTTAATTAAATTCCGCCTGTCCATTGACCGGCACGGCGTTGTGCCGGGTTGATAAGTTAACCTATCCATCTTTGCACCACGCATCATAAACGCGCATGGTCAATTAACCTGTTAGAATTCCTACTGCTATTTAACCAAATCACTTTCTGCTTTAGAACCCAGTACCCGGCGCGCAATACTGAGAAGCAGCTCGGCATCGGGCGGCTTTTCCACATACTGAGACGGATCCGGAATATTGTCTTCCAAGCGGAAATTAAGCATTTTCAGGTAATGAATGAATGTCTTTCGAGGCACGGCGGACAGCATGATCACCGGAATATTCCGAAGGGTGCTGTCCATCTTCAAGCCCTGATACATCGCCACCCCGCCCTCCCCCGGCATCATCACATCCAAAATGATAAGATCCGGTATAATTTCCCTGGCTTTCTCAAGCCCCGCTTTCCCGTCACGGGATACTACCGGCTGGTACCCGTTGGTTTCGAAGAGAGTCGAAATGAATATTCTCATATCTATCTCATCGTCGACGATCAGCACTTTCGGCTTATCCATTCGCACACTCCATTTACCTCCCCGCGTCCCGTTAAAAAATCAAGCCACATCCGTCACTTTGTCCGGATGGTTCACACTGGCGACCGGACTTGCCGCCCGGAGGACTACTTGTTCCACCGTGCTCCCGAGAACAGCCTCTTCAAGATCGACCTCCCGCGTATGGTGCGCCATCACGATCAGGTCCGCCTTTTTCTCTCTGGAATACTTCAAAATCTCCACATAGGGAATTCCTTCCCAAATTTCGACTTCATAATTGTCAAACCCGTCCATCTTGCTGACATACAGATCTTCAATTTTCTTCCTGGCCGTCTCGATCTGCTGTTCAATTTCCTCCTGTCTCTCTACTTTTCCAGCGGCAATTTTGCTGATGTCCAGAGAGTGAAAAAGATAAAGTTTACAACCGATTTCCTTGGCAACCTTCAATGCGAAAAGAAATGCGGACATGGATGCCTTGGAAAAATCCGCGCCGAAAACGATGTTGGAAAAATACCAGAAGCAATTGGCACACGGCCGGCTGACGATGAGAACCGGGGCTCTCGAACTCTTTGCGACCTTCTGCATCGTACTGCCCACGATGTTCCGGAACCGGGTGGCGCCGATTTCATCTTCCCGCGTATGAGCACCCATGACAATCAGATCCACGTCCTCTTTTCGTGCAAACCGAAGAATCTCCGTAGCGGGAACACCGGCTCGGGTTTCAAGGATACAATTCTTCGTTTTCGCCAATTGCACCGCGTAGGTGTTTCTCATCTCCTCTTTAACCCATTCCGTATAATCGGTATCGAAGCCCGCCTGCTCGCCGGTACGAATGTCGGTTGAAAATGCACCAAAACCCCGCGTCGGAATCCCGTAAGCATGAAACACATACAGCTGTGAACCGTATTTATTGGCCAAATCAAACGCTACTTTTGCCGCATGGTCGCAGGTCGGTGAAGCCGTGGTCGCAAATAATATTTTTTTAAACATATCTACCTCCTTATTTCGCATTCCCCCGGCGTGGTGTGAAATCCCAACTCCCAGGCAATGCCATCAATAAATTCAAACAATGTGCAGGCCGTCTCAAATTCGAGCACATCCACTTGGTCACCAAAAACAATATGCCGAAGTTTGCCGAGCCTTAAAGGGACATCCAATAATCCCGACAGATCGATGGTACGAATTTCCAAACCTTCTTCTTGGCCTGCGCTTCTAAGACTGTTATATATTTCCAACCGCGGTTTCCCGGGAAACCCTATCATTTCAATTGTTTTTCCAAACTCAAGCTGCTTTAATGCCAAATACCCCGCATCCGCTTCAGAAATCTCGTGGTATCGTTCAATCGCGCCCCGAAAAAATTCACTCAGCTGCTGAAGCACAGGATAAGTCTCCAGCATGCAAAAATAACTTCGAAGGCAATACCCATTGGCCAGCATAATTTGGTCGCCCAAAAACACCAGCGGATTCAGCTTTTCCAAGGGATAATGGTTAACGTGAATAGATCCGTTTATTTCCAGATTAATTTTTTTCATACACGTTCACCCTCACAAAAACATCAGCATTCTGCCGGGCATACTATTTCTCATGCTATTGGCCCTGTTGCCCCTACCTCATTGCATAGGACGTGCCTGAAAAATAAAAAAACGCCATAAAACGTATATGAATAATGATATCTTTGTGTTACTTCGATATAAGACAAGACCAACAGGCGTTATAATGGGTATTTGCTTGTTGCGGAAAAGCAACATAATCCCAAACTGTTCGGTCAATATTAAAACAAGCCCGACAGGCGTAAT
This DNA window, taken from Desulfobacterales bacterium, encodes the following:
- a CDS encoding universal stress protein, encoding MFKKILFATTASPTCDHAAKVAFDLANKYGSQLYVFHAYGIPTRGFGAFSTDIRTGEQAGFDTDYTEWVKEEMRNTYAVQLAKTKNCILETRAGVPATEILRFARKEDVDLIVMGAHTREDEIGATRFRNIVGSTMQKVAKSSRAPVLIVSRPCANCFWYFSNIVFGADFSKASMSAFLFALKVAKEIGCKLYLFHSLDISKIAAGKVERQEEIEQQIETARKKIEDLYVSKMDGFDNYEVEIWEGIPYVEILKYSREKKADLIVMAHHTREVDLEEAVLGSTVEQVVLRAASPVASVNHPDKVTDVA